The following are encoded together in the Deltaproteobacteria bacterium genome:
- a CDS encoding FAD-dependent oxidoreductase, translating into SFSEVAVGFDQEQAHQESQRCLNCGVCSECMECVRVCAANAVDHHQKPEKKSIAVGAVIVASGFEPFEAAAKAEYGHGRYANVITSLEFERMLSASGPFAGHIQRLSDGKTPSRIAWIQCVGSRDASLGREYCSSVCCMYASKQAIIAQEHEPTIEPTIFFIDVRAMGKGFERYYNRARQDSLCAPHGVRYLRSMISRVVEDPRSKDLEITYFDEHGTAQEEIFDLVVLSVGLQPSAASRQLAQALALPTDRFGFLENEPFNQVATLKPGIFCAGVVQEPKDIPESVAQASSAAAEAMKLLAPARKELVEEATLPLERQVAREIPRIGVFVCHCGVNIAGVVDVEAVARYASTLPNVVYTDHLLFSCATDSTEKIKDIIGTHHLNRVVVASCSVRTHEPLFQQTIREAGLNKYLFEMANIRDQCSWVHGNTPEIATEKAKDLVRMAVARALFLDPLQEGTVPIIQRALVVGGGAAGMVAALNLAEQGYEAVLVEKEAALGGRARSSMHFTPDGKSVQPFLDDLIHSVEQHQRIQIFTSARVENVSGHLGSFKSTIAVNGNRTEVSYGAAIISSGASEYQPQEYLYGSEERVLTQSQFHQMLAQEDPVLSRVKRLVMIQCVGSRDEERPYCSRVCCTAAIGNALRLHELHPAAQICILYRDIRTFGLRELLYKRARESGIRFIRYAAEEKPKVCSNHQGLSVSVLDQNLGRHIVLQADLLVLSAAIVPSRTNAELAEVFKLNRDPDGFFMEAHVKLRPLDFANNGIFLCGLAHGPKFLEECLAQARGAAARVAQIFSQETMLVSGRIAIVDPGKCAACCTCVRTCPYEVPRIGSRGVAVIEAAACHGCGACAAECPGKAIQLQHVTDVQVLAKCDGLLVFPTAGQIVDGRRKQSGFRT; encoded by the coding sequence GCCAATGTGATTACCAGCCTGGAGTTCGAACGCATGCTCTCCGCCTCCGGACCATTCGCAGGCCACATTCAACGTCTTTCCGATGGCAAGACTCCCAGCCGTATCGCCTGGATTCAGTGCGTCGGCTCCAGAGATGCAAGCCTCGGCAGAGAATACTGCTCGTCGGTCTGCTGTATGTATGCCAGCAAACAGGCCATAATCGCCCAGGAACACGAACCTACCATCGAGCCCACTATTTTTTTCATCGATGTGCGTGCCATGGGCAAGGGATTCGAGCGTTATTACAACCGCGCCAGACAAGATTCTCTTTGTGCCCCCCATGGTGTCCGTTACCTGCGGAGCATGATTTCTCGCGTAGTGGAGGATCCGCGTAGCAAAGATCTGGAAATTACCTACTTCGATGAACACGGCACTGCCCAGGAGGAAATATTCGATTTGGTTGTGCTCTCAGTGGGCCTGCAGCCGAGTGCTGCTTCGCGCCAGCTGGCACAGGCCCTAGCTCTTCCTACGGATCGTTTCGGTTTTCTCGAAAACGAGCCCTTCAACCAGGTAGCCACCCTGAAGCCGGGAATATTCTGTGCCGGGGTCGTCCAGGAACCCAAGGATATACCTGAAAGTGTGGCACAGGCAAGCAGTGCCGCGGCAGAAGCAATGAAACTTCTCGCCCCAGCTCGAAAGGAGCTAGTGGAAGAAGCCACGCTCCCCCTGGAGCGGCAGGTGGCAAGGGAGATCCCGCGTATCGGCGTCTTTGTCTGTCACTGTGGCGTCAACATTGCCGGGGTGGTGGATGTGGAGGCAGTTGCTCGATATGCCAGCACTCTGCCCAACGTGGTCTACACCGACCACCTACTATTCAGCTGTGCTACGGATTCAACCGAGAAGATAAAGGACATCATTGGCACCCACCACCTGAACAGGGTGGTGGTGGCCTCCTGCTCAGTAAGAACCCATGAGCCTCTTTTCCAGCAAACCATACGGGAAGCAGGCCTGAACAAGTATCTCTTTGAGATGGCCAATATCAGAGACCAGTGCTCCTGGGTACACGGCAATACACCCGAGATTGCCACAGAAAAGGCCAAGGATCTGGTACGGATGGCCGTGGCTCGTGCCCTTTTCCTCGACCCGCTCCAGGAAGGGACTGTGCCCATTATTCAGCGAGCTCTAGTGGTGGGCGGCGGCGCAGCCGGCATGGTGGCAGCTCTCAACCTGGCTGAGCAAGGCTATGAGGCCGTGCTGGTAGAAAAAGAAGCTGCCCTGGGCGGCAGGGCTCGAAGTTCAATGCATTTTACCCCAGACGGAAAATCCGTGCAGCCCTTCCTGGACGACCTCATTCACAGCGTAGAACAGCACCAGCGCATTCAGATTTTCACCAGCGCCAGAGTGGAAAACGTCTCTGGGCACCTGGGAAGTTTCAAGAGCACCATTGCGGTGAACGGCAACCGCACGGAGGTCTCCTACGGTGCTGCCATCATCTCCTCAGGAGCCAGTGAATATCAACCACAAGAGTACCTCTATGGGAGCGAGGAGCGGGTACTTACCCAGAGTCAGTTTCACCAGATGCTCGCTCAGGAGGATCCTGTTCTGTCCAGGGTAAAGCGGCTGGTTATGATCCAGTGCGTGGGCTCTAGAGACGAAGAACGGCCTTACTGCAGTCGCGTTTGTTGCACTGCAGCCATCGGCAACGCCTTGCGTCTGCACGAGTTGCACCCAGCAGCCCAGATTTGCATCCTTTATCGAGATATTCGCACCTTTGGTCTCCGAGAACTCCTCTACAAGAGGGCGCGGGAATCAGGAATCCGCTTCATCCGCTATGCAGCGGAGGAAAAACCGAAGGTCTGCAGCAATCACCAGGGGCTCTCGGTGAGTGTTCTGGATCAAAACCTCGGGCGTCATATCGTTTTGCAGGCGGATCTGCTGGTGCTGAGCGCTGCAATAGTGCCCAGCCGCACAAATGCGGAACTGGCGGAGGTATTCAAGCTCAACAGGGACCCTGATGGGTTCTTTATGGAAGCACATGTGAAATTGAGACCTCTTGATTTTGCCAATAACGGTATTTTCCTCTGCGGGCTGGCACACGGCCCCAAATTCCTGGAGGAGTGTCTAGCGCAGGCTCGGGGGGCGGCAGCAAGAGTGGCCCAGATCTTCAGCCAGGAAACAATGCTTGTCAGCGGCAGGATTGCCATAGTGGATCCGGGCAAGTGCGCAGCCTGTTGCACCTGCGTTCGCACCTGTCCATACGAGGTGCCCCGTATCGGCAGCAGGGGAGTTGCGGTCATAGAAGCTGCCGCTTGCCATGGTTGTGGTGCCTGCGCAGCTGAGTGTCCCGGCAAGGCCATACAACTCCAGCACGTTACTGACGTGCAGGTTTTGGCCAAGTGCGACGGCCTGCTGGTTTTTCCAACAGCAGGACAGATTGTGGATGGGAGGAGAAAACAGAGTGGCTTTCGAACCTAA
- a CDS encoding hydrogenase iron-sulfur subunit codes for MTTFEPQIVAFTCSNCASAAAQVADDMGLQLPANIRAVQIPCTGRLDTLHMLKAIEHGADGVYVAGCQEDSCQYRQGIEKARKKVNLVKEMLEQLGVEPERVEIFQLSAGKGQAFVEVARQMTEKIKELGPSPLR; via the coding sequence ATGACTACTTTTGAGCCTCAGATTGTAGCCTTTACTTGCAGCAACTGCGCTTCTGCGGCAGCCCAGGTGGCAGACGACATGGGCCTGCAACTTCCTGCCAACATCAGGGCTGTTCAGATACCGTGTACGGGTCGACTGGACACCCTGCACATGCTCAAAGCAATTGAGCATGGGGCTGATGGCGTCTACGTGGCAGGCTGCCAGGAAGACAGTTGTCAATATCGCCAAGGCATTGAGAAGGCGCGCAAAAAGGTGAATCTCGTCAAAGAAATGTTGGAACAACTGGGGGTCGAACCTGAAAGAGTAGAGATTTTTCAATTGTCAGCCGGAAAAGGTCAAGCATTTGTCGAAGTGGCTCGACAAATGACAGAAAAGATCAAGGAGCTTGGCCCCAGCCCTCTGCGATAG
- a CDS encoding methylenetetrahydrofolate reductase C-terminal domain-containing protein has protein sequence MIVAERKPMEELLQMTDPFGKILLVGCKGCVTVCNAGGQKEVGILASGLRIARKKEKREIQIDEMTLERQCDPEYIAQLEEPIKSNNYDAILSMACSVGPQFIARAYGDQIVMPALNTCFMGGALEHGVWAEFCQGCGTCIIHNFGGICPIARCAKSLMNGPCGGSAGGKCEINPETDCAWHLIYERLVQLGQLDKMRSVFMYKDWTTSRDGGPRKIVREDLKQ, from the coding sequence ATGATCGTTGCGGAGAGAAAGCCCATGGAGGAGCTCCTCCAAATGACGGATCCTTTTGGCAAGATTCTCCTGGTGGGCTGCAAAGGTTGCGTCACGGTGTGCAATGCTGGCGGTCAGAAAGAGGTAGGAATTCTGGCCTCCGGTCTGCGAATCGCCAGAAAAAAGGAGAAACGGGAGATACAGATTGATGAGATGACACTGGAGCGTCAGTGTGATCCAGAGTACATTGCCCAACTGGAGGAACCTATCAAATCCAACAACTATGATGCCATCCTGTCCATGGCGTGCAGTGTGGGCCCGCAGTTTATCGCCAGGGCCTATGGCGATCAAATCGTCATGCCTGCGCTCAACACCTGTTTTATGGGTGGCGCTCTCGAACACGGCGTCTGGGCAGAATTCTGTCAAGGCTGCGGAACTTGCATCATTCATAATTTTGGCGGTATTTGCCCGATTGCGCGTTGTGCCAAGAGCCTGATGAACGGACCGTGCGGGGGCTCGGCCGGCGGCAAGTGCGAGATCAACCCTGAGACGGACTGCGCCTGGCATCTTATTTACGAGCGGCTGGTCCAACTGGGGCAGCTCGACAAGATGAGGTCGGTTTTCATGTACAAGGACTGGACCACCAGTCGCGACGGTGGGCCTCGCAAGATTGTCAGGGAGGATTTGAAACAATGA
- a CDS encoding hydrogenase iron-sulfur subunit, with amino-acid sequence MGGENRVAFEPNIVAFCCMYUAYTAADLAGSMRLNYPSNVKIIMVPCTGRVDVIHLLRAVENGADGVYVAGCLEGGCHFLNGNIKARKRVQYVKRLLTEIGMEPERVEMYNLEASDGPRFAQIAAEMTDKIRKLGPSPLHPSPD; translated from the coding sequence ATGGGAGGAGAAAACAGAGTGGCTTTCGAACCTAACATAGTAGCCTTCTGCTGCATGTACTGAGCGTATACCGCTGCGGACCTGGCAGGTTCAATGAGGCTCAACTACCCCAGCAACGTCAAGATCATCATGGTGCCCTGTACAGGCAGGGTAGACGTGATCCACCTACTGCGTGCCGTTGAAAATGGAGCTGATGGGGTATATGTAGCCGGTTGTCTCGAGGGGGGGTGTCACTTCCTCAACGGCAATATCAAGGCTAGAAAAAGAGTACAATATGTAAAAAGGCTGCTGACCGAGATCGGCATGGAACCTGAACGAGTTGAGATGTACAATCTGGAAGCCTCAGATGGACCGCGTTTTGCCCAGATTGCTGCAGAAATGACGGACAAGATAAGAAAATTGGGCCCGAGTCCTTTACACCCCTCCCCTGATTAG
- a CDS encoding CoB--CoM heterodisulfide reductase iron-sulfur subunit A family protein, translated as MSTGKVWPGTSPVDRVLVLGGGVAGIQASLDLAEAGYGVYLVEKSPQLGGLMPQLYRIYPLCSCCKQKDQIAAASQHPNIEIITNAELESFSGEQGNFEATVKSDRESINLKVGGVILAVGIEPFDPTVYDTYSYSVLPNVVTSMEFEGMQKPGGPTQGIVKRPSDGKVPAKIAWLQCVGSREINACDAPYCSSVCCMYALKEAVNVKENLPDTETSIFFMDLRAHGKGFEEYLNRAKELAVRLIRSRVHTVDSLAGTDDLVISYVDEKGGAQSEIYDMVVLSVGLQPSADSESLAKKLGISLTNERFVQTEVFRPVSTSVPGIFVCGALTAPQEINLSLVQASAAAAAVTSSLKPPTYQVKVDYPAMRTTEGEAPRVGVVFYSCPASSQRLGSLLDEAAAAAANIEAVVGVESLAAGNGDVLAALSQLIQEKNFNRLVFASCTPAVHKPLVEEALARAGLDRCLYDLVDLRTLGGGDSQRGMLIDLVKMSVVRAALLEPQPLKEIAVSKSALVVGGGIAGMESAIALASHGFPVTLVEQSGQLGGHARKVRSTWQGQALQDYLEELIRRVEATDSITVMKNAEVVATKGVAGHFVSTVQQDGTRKEVEHGATILAVGGASIETAEYLCGSHPRVFRWVDLNEKLQKDPAEIHQAGCAVFIQCVGSREPQRPYCSKICCSYAVRTAVDLKEKNPDMKIYVLYREMRTYGFIEELYKEARQKGVVFIRYTLEQKPEVQQTSAGGLEVTVVDHVLQRSVKIFPDFISLQTAIESRVSEKMTTLFKVSQGTDGFLVESPAKMRPVDSETEGVFFAGLAVGPKFSTESIAEAWAAAGRAMGLLAKDRIRIAGIFAQVDPEKCAVCCTCVRTCPFQVPFIDSDEGAASIDPVLCQGCGMCVSECPGKAINMAAYTDEQIIGKISATFSS; from the coding sequence ATGAGCACTGGAAAGGTCTGGCCAGGAACTAGCCCCGTGGATCGTGTGTTAGTGCTGGGTGGCGGTGTTGCCGGTATTCAGGCTTCCCTGGATCTGGCAGAAGCAGGATACGGCGTCTACCTGGTGGAGAAATCGCCTCAACTTGGTGGTCTAATGCCGCAATTGTACCGGATCTATCCGTTGTGTAGTTGCTGTAAACAGAAAGATCAGATAGCGGCAGCCAGCCAGCACCCTAACATTGAGATAATCACCAATGCTGAACTCGAGAGTTTCTCGGGTGAACAGGGAAACTTCGAGGCAACAGTGAAGAGCGATAGGGAGAGCATAAACCTGAAGGTGGGCGGCGTCATTCTTGCTGTCGGTATCGAACCCTTCGATCCAACTGTTTATGACACTTATTCCTATAGTGTTTTACCGAATGTGGTAACTAGTATGGAATTCGAAGGGATGCAAAAACCTGGCGGTCCCACTCAGGGTATAGTGAAGAGACCATCTGATGGCAAGGTGCCTGCCAAAATAGCCTGGCTACAGTGTGTAGGCTCGCGTGAGATCAATGCCTGCGATGCTCCTTACTGCTCCTCGGTGTGCTGTATGTATGCCCTCAAGGAAGCGGTGAATGTCAAAGAGAATCTGCCCGACACAGAGACCAGCATTTTTTTTATGGATCTTCGGGCTCACGGCAAGGGATTCGAAGAATACCTCAACAGGGCAAAAGAATTGGCTGTCCGGCTGATACGTTCCAGAGTGCATACAGTCGACAGCCTTGCGGGAACTGATGACCTGGTGATCAGTTACGTTGACGAGAAGGGCGGGGCACAAAGCGAGATCTATGATATGGTTGTTCTGTCAGTGGGCCTCCAGCCCTCGGCAGACAGTGAGTCGCTGGCAAAAAAACTCGGTATATCCTTGACAAATGAACGCTTTGTGCAGACCGAGGTGTTCCGACCTGTGAGCACCTCGGTGCCTGGAATCTTCGTATGTGGTGCCCTGACAGCACCTCAAGAGATAAATTTGTCATTGGTGCAGGCAAGTGCGGCTGCTGCGGCTGTGACTTCTTCCCTGAAGCCCCCGACCTACCAGGTAAAAGTAGACTATCCGGCCATGCGAACCACCGAGGGAGAAGCACCCCGAGTAGGAGTGGTGTTCTATAGCTGTCCTGCCTCCAGTCAACGGCTCGGCTCATTACTAGATGAGGCGGCTGCCGCGGCAGCAAACATAGAGGCAGTGGTAGGCGTAGAAAGTCTTGCTGCAGGCAATGGCGACGTGTTAGCGGCCCTCAGTCAATTGATCCAAGAGAAGAATTTCAACAGGCTGGTGTTCGCCAGCTGTACTCCTGCCGTCCATAAACCGCTGGTTGAGGAGGCTCTTGCCAGAGCTGGGCTCGACAGGTGCCTCTACGACCTGGTGGATCTGCGCACCCTGGGTGGCGGTGATTCTCAAAGAGGCATGCTCATTGATCTTGTGAAGATGAGTGTAGTGCGGGCCGCCCTGCTAGAGCCGCAGCCTTTAAAAGAAATAGCGGTATCGAAAAGTGCGCTCGTGGTGGGCGGCGGTATAGCGGGCATGGAAAGTGCCATTGCTTTGGCGAGCCACGGTTTTCCGGTGACCCTGGTGGAGCAAAGCGGCCAATTGGGCGGCCATGCCAGAAAAGTACGGTCCACCTGGCAAGGTCAGGCGCTGCAGGATTATCTGGAAGAGCTGATCCGCCGTGTGGAGGCCACCGACAGCATCACGGTGATGAAGAACGCAGAGGTAGTGGCCACCAAGGGAGTTGCTGGCCACTTTGTGAGTACGGTTCAGCAGGACGGCACCAGGAAAGAGGTCGAGCATGGTGCAACCATTCTCGCAGTGGGCGGCGCGAGCATTGAAACTGCAGAATATCTTTGCGGTAGTCACCCGCGGGTGTTTCGCTGGGTCGATCTCAATGAGAAGTTGCAGAAAGATCCAGCCGAGATCCACCAGGCCGGCTGTGCCGTATTTATTCAATGCGTTGGCTCGAGGGAGCCTCAACGGCCGTACTGCAGTAAGATTTGCTGTTCCTATGCAGTGCGCACTGCTGTTGATCTCAAAGAAAAAAATCCAGACATGAAGATATATGTGCTGTACAGGGAGATGCGCACCTATGGTTTTATCGAGGAACTTTACAAGGAGGCGCGGCAGAAGGGTGTAGTCTTTATCCGTTACACGCTCGAGCAGAAACCTGAAGTTCAACAAACCTCTGCGGGAGGGCTAGAGGTCACAGTTGTCGATCATGTTTTGCAGAGATCGGTCAAGATTTTCCCTGATTTCATCTCATTGCAAACAGCCATTGAAAGCAGGGTCTCCGAGAAAATGACAACCCTGTTCAAGGTCTCTCAAGGAACAGACGGCTTTCTTGTTGAATCACCGGCCAAGATGAGACCAGTGGACTCTGAAACCGAAGGGGTGTTCTTTGCTGGTCTGGCCGTGGGCCCGAAGTTTTCCACAGAAAGCATTGCTGAGGCCTGGGCCGCTGCTGGGCGCGCCATGGGCCTTCTTGCCAAGGACCGCATCCGAATAGCTGGCATATTTGCCCAGGTAGATCCCGAAAAGTGTGCGGTTTGCTGTACTTGCGTACGCACCTGCCCATTTCAAGTGCCCTTTATTGACAGTGATGAAGGTGCCGCCTCCATTGATCCCGTTCTCTGCCAAGGATGCGGCATGTGTGTCTCTGAGTGTCCGGGCAAGGCCATCAATATGGCTGCCTATACAGACGAACAAATCATAGGCAAGATCAGCGCCACCTTCAGCAGTTAG
- a CDS encoding methylenetetrahydrofolate reductase codes for MKAGSNLEKVFAAGEFAVTGELGPPRGADAEIIRKKAEYLKGIVDSVNVTDNQTAVVRMCSTAVCRLLLDIGLEPNLQMVCRDRNRIAIQSDLLGASALGIKNVLCLSGDHQKFGDHPQAKNVFDIDSMQLIATVKKMRDEGKLINDHELEGVPKFFIGAAANPFGDPFEFRVTRLAKKIDAGVDFIQTQCIYNMDKFRTWVKQANDQGLTEKCYLMAGITPLKSVGMARYMQKFVPGLDVPEEYITRLKGVEKKKQAAEGIQIAIEQIQEMKEMQGIAGVHVMAIEWEERVEEIVSGAGLLPRPSV; via the coding sequence ATGAAAGCTGGAAGCAATTTGGAAAAGGTGTTTGCTGCTGGTGAGTTTGCTGTCACCGGGGAACTCGGCCCTCCTCGCGGCGCAGATGCGGAGATTATTCGTAAGAAAGCTGAGTACCTCAAAGGCATAGTGGATTCTGTCAACGTCACCGACAACCAGACAGCGGTGGTACGGATGTGCAGTACTGCTGTCTGTCGCCTCCTTTTGGACATAGGGCTGGAGCCGAACTTACAAATGGTCTGCCGGGACCGCAACCGCATTGCCATTCAGAGCGATCTACTGGGCGCCTCTGCTCTGGGCATCAAGAATGTTCTCTGTCTGTCGGGTGATCACCAGAAGTTCGGCGATCATCCCCAGGCCAAGAACGTCTTTGATATCGATTCTATGCAACTTATCGCCACGGTAAAGAAGATGCGTGACGAGGGAAAACTCATCAACGATCACGAACTGGAGGGAGTGCCTAAATTTTTTATTGGCGCGGCAGCCAATCCTTTTGGCGATCCCTTTGAGTTTCGCGTCACTCGGCTTGCCAAAAAGATTGATGCTGGTGTGGATTTCATTCAGACCCAGTGCATCTACAACATGGACAAATTCCGCACCTGGGTTAAGCAGGCCAATGATCAGGGGCTCACAGAGAAGTGCTACCTCATGGCAGGAATCACGCCACTCAAGTCAGTGGGTATGGCCCGCTACATGCAGAAGTTTGTTCCAGGCCTCGATGTGCCGGAGGAATATATCACCCGCCTCAAAGGCGTGGAAAAGAAAAAACAGGCTGCCGAAGGCATTCAGATTGCCATTGAACAGATCCAGGAAATGAAAGAGATGCAAGGTATTGCAGGCGTGCATGTCATGGCGATCGAATGGGAGGAAAGAGTGGAGGAGATTGTCTCGGGGGCGGGTCTGCTACCCAGGCCTTCTGTGTAG